The following proteins are co-located in the Gordonia polyisoprenivorans genome:
- a CDS encoding DUF1048 domain-containing protein yields MLTKIIGDKKRWRAYKARRDALPAPLRTVLEAVEHYIYYFASSETDALMSLLTDLADLFEQAAADRTPVADLVGDDPIEFAEGFLRNYPEASWISKERKRLTTAVEQAIAAETSGPDTDTPGRGR; encoded by the coding sequence ATGCTCACCAAGATCATCGGCGACAAGAAACGTTGGCGCGCATACAAAGCGCGGCGGGACGCCCTACCGGCCCCTCTGCGCACCGTCCTCGAGGCCGTCGAGCACTACATCTACTACTTCGCCTCCTCGGAGACAGATGCCCTGATGTCGTTGCTGACCGACCTCGCCGACCTCTTCGAGCAGGCCGCCGCCGACCGGACCCCGGTCGCCGACCTCGTCGGCGACGACCCGATCGAGTTCGCCGAGGGGTTCCTGCGCAATTACCCGGAGGCGTCGTGGATCAGCAAGGAACGCAAGCGATTGACCACAGCTGTCGAACAGGCGATCGCCGCCGAGACGAGCGGCCCCGACACCGACACCCCGGGGCGTGGGAGATGA
- a CDS encoding ABC transporter ATP-binding protein gives MTAAPAISVAGLRKSFKELEVLRGVDFEVAPGTIFALLGSNGSGKTTTVKILATLTRPDAGTVLVQGHDVARQPQLVRESISLTGQFAAVDDILTARENLVLVARLRHLPDADVVAEKLLDRFSLTDAADRRVATFSGGMRRRLDIAMSLIGEPPVIFLDEPTTGLDPQARLEVWESITDLARQGTTVLLTTQYLEEAEHLADRIAILHQGRIIQNGTLAQLTALLPPAEVEYVVTQPTLEDVFLAVVGEDTTRTTKEP, from the coding sequence ATGACCGCCGCACCCGCCATCTCCGTTGCCGGGCTACGCAAGTCGTTCAAGGAGCTCGAAGTCCTGCGCGGCGTCGACTTCGAGGTGGCGCCCGGCACCATCTTCGCCCTGCTCGGCTCCAACGGATCGGGCAAGACCACCACGGTCAAGATCCTCGCCACCCTCACCCGACCCGACGCCGGCACCGTGCTGGTCCAGGGCCACGATGTCGCCCGGCAACCGCAGCTGGTGCGCGAATCCATCAGCCTGACCGGGCAATTCGCAGCGGTCGACGACATCCTCACCGCCCGTGAGAATCTCGTCCTCGTCGCCCGGTTGCGCCATCTACCCGATGCCGACGTCGTGGCCGAGAAGCTGCTGGACCGGTTCTCGTTGACCGACGCCGCCGACCGCAGGGTCGCCACGTTCTCCGGCGGGATGCGACGACGACTCGACATCGCCATGAGCCTGATCGGCGAACCACCGGTCATCTTTCTCGACGAACCCACGACCGGATTGGATCCGCAAGCGCGCCTGGAGGTCTGGGAGTCGATCACCGACCTCGCCCGACAAGGCACCACGGTGCTGCTGACCACCCAGTACCTCGAGGAGGCCGAACATCTCGCCGATCGGATCGCGATCCTCCATCAGGGTCGCATCATCCAGAACGGCACCCTGGCGCAGCTCACCGCACTGCTTCCGCCCGCCGAGGTCGAGTACGTGGTCACGCAGCCCACGCTCGAAGACGTCTTCCTCGCCGTGGTCGGCGAGGACACCACCCGCACGACCAAGGAGCCGTGA
- a CDS encoding PadR family transcriptional regulator has translation MGKQMTEMLKGTLEGIVLAILSLRAAYGYEITAALREQGFTDIAEGTVYALLLRIEKRGLVDVEKVPSEKGPPRKVYSLNASGHEYLDEFWRTWDFLTDRLDALHHRKEQP, from the coding sequence TTGGGCAAACAGATGACCGAGATGCTCAAGGGCACGCTGGAGGGCATCGTCCTGGCGATCCTGAGCCTGCGCGCGGCCTACGGGTACGAGATCACCGCGGCACTGCGCGAGCAGGGTTTCACCGACATCGCCGAGGGAACCGTCTACGCATTGCTGCTGCGCATCGAAAAGCGCGGACTGGTCGACGTGGAGAAGGTGCCGTCGGAGAAGGGTCCGCCCCGAAAGGTGTATTCCCTCAACGCCTCCGGTCACGAGTACCTCGACGAGTTCTGGCGCACCTGGGATTTCCTCACCGACCGGCTCGACGCACTTCACCACCGAAAGGAACAACCGTGA
- the glgB gene encoding 1,4-alpha-glucan branching protein GlgB produces the protein MTNPPQFPTPDDPRPTASPACGEPDPNASGHDLRRIDALTHPDPHAFLGAHDTGTGVTVLRTLRPTATSVTAVIGGVDYPMTAQTDDLFVVAVPIEGLIDYRYRVEYPDGAGGHKSYVVADGYRFLPSVGETDRYLFGEGRHERLWEILGARPVSYTTPDGEVSGTAFSVWAPNAHGVAVIGDFDWTGRTAPMRSLGSSGIWEVFLPDIGAGTQYKFKVHGADGVIREKADPMALGTNVPPATASVVTTSAHEWSDDAWIATRAASAPATEPMSIYEVHLGSWRMGLSYREIAGQLGDYLVEKGFTHVEFLPVAEHPFGGSWGYQVTSYYAPSARFGHPDDFRYLVDHLHSLGIGVLVDWVPAHFPKDEWALARFDGTALYEHADPMRGEQLDWGTYVFDFGRHEVRNFLVANALFWFDEFHIDGLRVDAVASMLYLDYSRPAGGWRPNIYGGRENLEAVQFLQETNATVHKHFPGVVTIAEESTAWPGVTRMTDLGGLGFSFKWNMGWMHDTLGYLGRDQIHRSFHHHEITFSMMYAWSENFVLPLSHDEVVHGKGTLWTRMPGDSFTKAAGVRVFLAYQWAHPGKQLLFMGQEFGQTGEWAEDRSLDWSQMSGWEGELHSGISALVTDLNRVYRQTPALFSADTDPAGYEWIDANDTANNVISFLRYGADGSVVACLFNFSGSDRSNYRVGLPVAGTWAEVLNTDSSAYSGSGQGNLGSVVTDDQPWHARPVSATVMLPANSAIWLAPVPVDSPTDSAPTSP, from the coding sequence ACGCCTCCGGCCACGATCTGCGACGGATCGATGCCCTGACCCATCCCGACCCGCATGCCTTCCTCGGCGCTCACGACACCGGTACCGGTGTCACCGTGCTGCGGACGCTGCGTCCCACCGCGACGTCGGTCACTGCGGTCATCGGCGGCGTCGACTATCCGATGACCGCCCAGACCGACGATCTGTTCGTCGTCGCGGTCCCGATCGAGGGTCTCATCGACTACCGCTACCGCGTGGAGTATCCCGACGGCGCGGGCGGCCACAAGTCCTACGTCGTCGCCGACGGTTATCGCTTCCTGCCGAGCGTCGGCGAGACCGACCGCTACCTGTTCGGCGAGGGCCGCCACGAGCGATTGTGGGAAATCCTCGGGGCGCGCCCGGTCAGCTACACCACCCCCGACGGCGAGGTGTCGGGGACCGCATTCTCGGTGTGGGCTCCGAACGCCCACGGCGTGGCGGTGATCGGCGACTTCGACTGGACCGGGCGTACCGCGCCGATGAGATCACTGGGCTCCAGCGGCATCTGGGAGGTCTTCCTGCCCGACATCGGCGCGGGCACCCAGTACAAGTTCAAGGTGCACGGCGCCGACGGGGTGATCCGCGAGAAGGCCGACCCGATGGCGTTGGGCACCAACGTGCCCCCGGCAACCGCGTCGGTGGTGACCACCTCGGCGCACGAGTGGTCCGACGACGCGTGGATCGCCACCCGTGCCGCCTCCGCACCGGCCACCGAACCGATGAGCATCTACGAGGTGCACCTCGGATCGTGGCGAATGGGGTTGTCCTACCGGGAGATCGCCGGGCAACTCGGCGACTACCTCGTCGAGAAGGGTTTCACCCACGTCGAATTCCTGCCGGTCGCCGAGCACCCCTTCGGTGGCTCGTGGGGATATCAGGTCACCAGCTACTACGCGCCCTCGGCCCGGTTCGGCCACCCCGACGACTTCCGGTATCTCGTCGACCACCTGCATTCGCTCGGGATCGGCGTACTCGTCGACTGGGTGCCCGCCCACTTCCCCAAGGACGAGTGGGCGCTGGCGCGTTTCGACGGCACCGCCCTGTATGAACACGCCGACCCGATGCGCGGCGAGCAACTCGACTGGGGCACATACGTCTTCGACTTCGGCCGCCACGAGGTACGCAACTTCCTGGTCGCCAACGCGCTGTTCTGGTTCGACGAATTCCACATCGACGGCCTGCGCGTCGACGCGGTCGCCTCGATGCTCTACCTCGACTACTCGCGCCCGGCCGGCGGCTGGCGTCCCAACATCTACGGTGGGCGCGAGAACCTCGAGGCGGTGCAGTTCCTACAGGAGACCAATGCCACTGTGCACAAACACTTTCCGGGCGTGGTCACGATCGCCGAGGAATCGACGGCGTGGCCGGGTGTGACCCGCATGACCGATCTGGGCGGACTGGGTTTCAGTTTCAAGTGGAACATGGGCTGGATGCACGACACGCTCGGCTATCTGGGGCGCGATCAGATACATCGCAGCTTCCACCACCACGAGATCACCTTTTCGATGATGTATGCGTGGAGCGAGAACTTCGTCCTGCCGCTCTCCCACGACGAGGTCGTCCACGGCAAGGGCACACTGTGGACCCGCATGCCCGGTGACTCGTTCACCAAGGCCGCCGGGGTACGGGTCTTCCTGGCCTATCAGTGGGCGCATCCGGGCAAGCAACTGCTGTTCATGGGACAGGAGTTCGGCCAGACCGGCGAGTGGGCCGAGGACCGCAGCCTCGATTGGTCCCAGATGTCGGGCTGGGAGGGCGAATTGCATTCGGGCATCTCGGCTCTCGTGACCGACCTCAATCGGGTCTACCGACAGACCCCGGCCTTGTTCAGCGCCGACACCGACCCGGCGGGTTACGAGTGGATCGACGCCAACGACACCGCCAACAACGTCATCAGCTTCCTTCGATACGGAGCGGACGGCTCGGTCGTCGCATGTCTGTTCAATTTCTCCGGCTCCGATCGCAGCAACTACCGTGTCGGGCTTCCCGTGGCGGGCACCTGGGCCGAGGTCCTCAACACCGACTCGTCGGCGTATTCGGGTTCCGGTCAGGGAAATCTGGGCAGCGTCGTCACCGACGACCAACCGTGGCACGCCCGTCCCGTCTCGGCGACGGTGATGCTCCCGGCGAACTCGGCGATCTGGCTGGCCCCGGTGCCGGTCGACTCCCCGACCGATTCCGCTCCGACATCCCCGTGA